In Tsuneonella dongtanensis, a single window of DNA contains:
- a CDS encoding esterase/lipase family protein has product MTATTAADPGFRAHPPSRLLALTEPTRAMAEIAAFAFLRPAMSFLPRGDGHGVLVLPGFLASDSSTGPMRRLLGQLGYDVAGWKLGRNVRVDNVRVQEMARCVVELNDRTGRKISIVGWSLGGVFARELAKLDPDRVRQVITLGSPISDNRDHSNARRLFEMLNGREPEPMRQGNFRKLAEAPPVPTTSILTKADGVVHWRGSIQHPDTNPQTENIEVFASHIGLGVNPAVMLAIADRLAQPEGEWSPFAARGIASLAFPRGRLH; this is encoded by the coding sequence GTGACCGCAACCACCGCCGCCGACCCCGGCTTCCGGGCTCACCCGCCGAGCCGCCTGCTGGCTCTCACCGAGCCGACCCGGGCCATGGCCGAGATCGCCGCGTTCGCGTTCCTGCGACCGGCGATGTCCTTCCTGCCGCGCGGCGACGGGCACGGGGTGCTCGTCCTTCCCGGCTTCCTGGCCAGCGACAGCTCGACCGGCCCGATGCGGCGGCTGTTGGGACAACTCGGCTACGACGTGGCCGGATGGAAGCTCGGAAGGAACGTGCGCGTCGACAACGTCCGCGTGCAGGAAATGGCGCGCTGCGTGGTCGAGCTCAACGACCGGACCGGGCGCAAGATCTCGATCGTCGGTTGGAGCCTGGGCGGAGTCTTCGCCCGCGAGCTCGCCAAGCTCGATCCCGACCGGGTGCGGCAAGTCATCACGCTGGGCAGCCCGATCAGCGACAACCGCGACCATTCGAACGCGCGCCGGCTGTTCGAGATGCTCAACGGCCGCGAGCCCGAACCGATGCGCCAGGGCAATTTCCGCAAGCTGGCCGAAGCGCCGCCCGTGCCGACGACCTCGATCCTGACCAAGGCCGACGGCGTGGTCCACTGGCGCGGCTCGATCCAGCATCCCGACACCAATCCGCAAACCGAAAACATCGAGGTGTTCGCCAGCCACATCGGCCTTGGCGTGAACCCCGCGGTCATGCTCGCGATCGCCGACCGGCTCGCCCAGCCCGAAGGCGAATGGTCACCGTTCGCGGCGCGCGGGATCGCTTCGCTGGCGTTTCCTAGGGGCCGACTGCACTAG
- a CDS encoding WS/DGAT/MGAT family O-acyltransferase — MDASFVALETRNSPMHIGSILIYNPATAPGGFVRFKDILKFFESRMQLSRTIRQRLVRVPFDLDYPYWIEDPDFDLEYHVRHVALPAPGDWRQLCIQAARIFARPLDLNRPPWEFTVVEGLDGIEGIPKGCFAMVTKVHHAAIDGMSGIDLMEAMHTLDPNEPPPPGPDEWKPERVPNPAELLGKSYFNAVTNPLKQIEVAAKAAPGIAKAIKGLVAKDFSVSREMIAPKTRFNKVISPHRVVEGRSVPLADIKAIRALVPDAKVNDVFLAIVGGAMRKYLKAKDDLPDKTLTAMAPISVRSKQEKGDMGNQVAAMVAPLGTHIEDPVERLQYVQSKTTNSKAMTEAVGARNMTEASKVSPALWMSLGAQLYTRLGLANRGVGPMFTTVVTNVPGPPVPIYSTGARLESMMGLLCLTDGLGLGHVVQSYTTEATISFTACRELLPDPDFYAQCIEESFHELRDAAKNPPAAKPAKAAKPAAKAAQKTSAPRKVAAKAATRTPAKAGPAGTKPKAKRSTPPAKKPAAKAPRGKTK; from the coding sequence ATGGATGCGAGCTTCGTCGCGCTCGAAACGCGCAACTCGCCGATGCACATCGGCTCGATCCTGATCTACAACCCTGCGACCGCGCCGGGCGGGTTCGTCCGCTTCAAGGACATCCTCAAGTTCTTCGAGAGCCGCATGCAGCTCTCGCGTACGATCCGCCAGCGGCTCGTGCGGGTGCCGTTCGACCTCGACTACCCCTATTGGATCGAGGACCCGGACTTCGACCTCGAGTACCACGTGCGCCACGTCGCGCTCCCTGCGCCGGGCGACTGGCGCCAGCTCTGCATCCAGGCCGCACGCATCTTTGCCCGGCCGCTCGACCTCAACCGCCCGCCGTGGGAATTCACCGTGGTCGAAGGGCTCGATGGGATCGAGGGCATTCCCAAGGGCTGCTTCGCGATGGTGACCAAGGTCCACCATGCGGCGATCGACGGGATGAGCGGCATCGACCTGATGGAGGCTATGCACACGCTCGACCCCAACGAGCCGCCTCCGCCCGGACCCGACGAGTGGAAGCCCGAGAGGGTGCCCAATCCCGCGGAGCTTCTCGGCAAGAGCTATTTCAACGCAGTGACCAACCCGCTCAAGCAGATCGAGGTTGCCGCCAAGGCCGCGCCTGGAATCGCCAAGGCGATCAAGGGCCTCGTCGCCAAGGACTTCAGCGTCAGCCGCGAGATGATCGCGCCGAAAACGCGGTTCAACAAGGTCATCTCGCCCCACCGCGTCGTCGAAGGACGCAGCGTTCCGCTTGCCGACATCAAGGCGATCCGCGCGCTGGTGCCCGACGCCAAGGTCAACGACGTGTTCCTCGCCATCGTCGGCGGGGCGATGCGCAAGTACCTCAAGGCGAAGGACGACCTGCCCGACAAGACATTGACGGCGATGGCGCCGATCTCGGTCCGCTCGAAGCAGGAAAAGGGCGACATGGGCAACCAGGTTGCCGCGATGGTCGCCCCGCTCGGCACGCATATCGAGGACCCGGTCGAGCGGCTGCAGTACGTGCAGTCCAAGACGACGAACTCGAAGGCGATGACCGAGGCGGTCGGCGCGCGCAACATGACCGAGGCGAGCAAGGTTTCGCCCGCATTGTGGATGAGCCTCGGTGCGCAGCTCTACACCCGGCTCGGCCTCGCCAATCGCGGGGTCGGCCCGATGTTCACGACCGTGGTCACCAACGTGCCCGGCCCGCCGGTGCCTATCTATTCGACCGGCGCGCGGCTCGAGAGCATGATGGGCCTCCTCTGCCTGACCGACGGCCTCGGCCTCGGCCACGTCGTCCAGTCCTATACCACGGAAGCCACGATCAGCTTCACCGCCTGCCGCGAGCTGCTGCCCGATCCCGACTTCTACGCGCAATGCATCGAGGAATCGTTCCACGAGCTGCGCGACGCGGCGAAGAATCCACCCGCCGCCAAGCCCGCAAAGGCCGCCAAGCCCGCGGCGAAGGCCGCGCAGAAGACCTCCGCACCGCGCAAGGTAGCGGCCAAGGCGGCGACGAGGACGCCGGCCAAGGCCGGCCCGGCCGGCACAAAACCCAAGGCGAAGCGTTCGACTCCGCCAGCAAAGAAACCAGCCGCAAAGGCTCCCAGGGGGAAAACCAAGTGA